One Tamlana carrageenivorans genomic region harbors:
- a CDS encoding heavy metal translocating P-type ATPase gives MKHTYKIQGMSCNGCRSHVEKTLSEVEGVSEVSVDLEKAEATINMVNHIPLETFQEALKNDGGPYAIHNLHEKPCCSSQHKKETVTPPPGQGTGVFYCPMHCEGDKTYDKPGDCPVCGMDLVEEQNLSLGHTNQYTCPMHPEVIKDEAGDCPICGMDLVSLEADLSSEEKTYKKLLGKFKIAVAFTLPIFLIAMSEMLPNNPLYTFLDQKYWNVVQFLLSIPVVFYATWMFFQRAYKSILTWNLNMFTLIGIGAGISWLFSVFGLIFPNIFPDQFKTELGAVHVYFEAATVILTLVLLGQLLEARAHSKTNAAVKELLKLAPNKAVKVIDGQDVEVRIDNIATQDILKVKPGDKVPVDGVITQGESRIDESMITGEPMPVTKWVGDKVSRGTINGNQMFLMKAEKVGSDTLLSQIIQMVNDASRSRAPIQKLADKVSGYFVPVVVAIALITFVVWALFGPEPAYVYALVNAIAVLIIACPCALGLATPMSVMVGVGKGAQNGVLIKNAEALEKMDKVNTLIIDKTGTITEGKPSVEKIEVFNSDFSEETLLQFMVSLNTNSEHPLAEATIAYGKTMNVQVLKSENFNAVTGKGVEATIEGKKVSLGNPKMMDHAHAEITSTMFEKAKTYQQQGKTVSFLAVDKKVVGFVVIADKIKETSAQAIKELQNKGIEVIMLTGDNFDTAQAVAQKLKLDDFKAGLLPEDKLNLVKLLQKQGKVVAMAGDGINDAPALAKSDVGLAMGTGTDVAIESAMITLVKGDLQGIVKARNLSDKVMQNIKQNLFFALIYNTVGVPIAAGVLFPFFGILLSPMIAALAMSFSSVSVIANALRLRNAKI, from the coding sequence GAAGTAGAAGGTGTTTCTGAAGTTTCCGTGGATCTTGAAAAAGCCGAAGCGACTATAAACATGGTCAACCATATACCTCTTGAAACATTTCAGGAGGCTTTAAAAAATGATGGCGGACCGTATGCCATTCATAACCTCCATGAAAAACCCTGCTGTAGTAGTCAGCACAAAAAAGAAACGGTAACGCCACCTCCAGGGCAGGGTACAGGTGTATTTTACTGCCCCATGCATTGCGAAGGAGATAAAACCTACGATAAACCCGGCGATTGTCCCGTTTGCGGTATGGATCTCGTAGAAGAGCAAAACCTTTCGCTAGGGCATACTAATCAGTATACTTGCCCCATGCACCCAGAAGTCATCAAAGATGAAGCTGGCGATTGCCCCATTTGTGGGATGGATTTAGTGTCTTTGGAAGCTGATTTATCTTCCGAAGAGAAAACCTACAAAAAATTACTCGGTAAATTTAAAATAGCTGTGGCCTTTACTTTGCCCATTTTTTTAATTGCCATGAGCGAAATGCTTCCAAACAATCCATTGTACACGTTTCTCGATCAAAAATATTGGAATGTGGTACAGTTCTTATTGTCCATTCCTGTCGTTTTTTATGCAACATGGATGTTTTTTCAGAGGGCTTATAAAAGTATCCTAACATGGAACCTAAACATGTTCACCCTTATTGGTATTGGCGCTGGAATATCCTGGCTATTTAGTGTATTCGGATTAATTTTTCCTAACATTTTTCCAGATCAATTTAAAACCGAATTAGGTGCTGTTCATGTGTATTTTGAAGCGGCTACAGTTATTTTAACCTTGGTGCTTCTAGGACAGCTTTTAGAAGCTCGAGCCCATAGTAAAACCAATGCGGCTGTTAAAGAGTTGCTTAAACTAGCTCCCAATAAAGCCGTTAAAGTAATTGATGGCCAGGATGTTGAAGTGCGTATAGATAACATCGCCACCCAAGACATCTTAAAGGTTAAACCTGGAGATAAAGTACCTGTTGATGGCGTTATTACCCAAGGTGAATCTCGCATTGATGAATCCATGATTACCGGCGAGCCCATGCCGGTAACTAAATGGGTTGGCGATAAAGTGAGTAGGGGTACTATAAATGGTAATCAAATGTTCCTTATGAAAGCCGAAAAGGTGGGCAGTGACACCTTGTTATCGCAAATCATTCAAATGGTTAACGATGCCAGCCGTAGCCGCGCACCCATTCAAAAATTGGCCGATAAAGTCTCAGGGTATTTCGTTCCCGTAGTCGTAGCTATTGCCTTAATAACTTTTGTGGTTTGGGCTCTTTTCGGGCCAGAACCTGCTTATGTTTATGCCTTGGTTAATGCTATTGCCGTGTTAATAATTGCTTGTCCGTGTGCACTTGGTTTGGCAACGCCCATGTCGGTTATGGTGGGCGTGGGTAAAGGTGCTCAAAACGGCGTGCTCATTAAAAATGCAGAAGCACTCGAAAAAATGGATAAAGTCAATACCCTAATTATCGATAAAACAGGAACCATTACAGAAGGGAAACCCAGCGTCGAAAAAATCGAGGTTTTTAATAGCGATTTCTCGGAAGAAACCCTGCTTCAATTCATGGTATCGTTAAATACCAATAGCGAACACCCATTGGCTGAGGCGACCATTGCCTATGGCAAAACAATGAATGTTCAGGTTTTGAAATCTGAAAACTTTAATGCGGTAACAGGAAAAGGTGTTGAAGCCACCATTGAAGGTAAAAAAGTAAGTCTTGGAAATCCTAAAATGATGGACCATGCCCATGCTGAAATCACTTCCACAATGTTTGAAAAAGCTAAAACCTACCAACAACAAGGCAAGACCGTGTCGTTTTTAGCGGTTGATAAAAAAGTAGTTGGTTTTGTGGTGATAGCCGATAAAATAAAGGAAACAAGCGCTCAAGCTATCAAAGAACTGCAAAACAAAGGAATTGAAGTGATAATGCTTACAGGTGATAATTTTGATACGGCTCAGGCTGTGGCACAAAAACTAAAACTTGACGATTTTAAAGCCGGATTGCTCCCTGAGGATAAACTCAACCTGGTTAAACTTTTACAGAAACAGGGTAAAGTGGTTGCCATGGCTGGCGATGGTATTAATGATGCTCCAGCACTCGCTAAAAGCGATGTAGGATTAGCCATGGGAACAGGAACCGATGTGGCCATAGAAAGCGCCATGATAACCTTGGTTAAAGGTGATCTACAAGGTATTGTAAAAGCCCGAAACCTTAGTGATAAAGTGATGCAAAACATCAAGCAAAATTTGTTTTTCGCATTAATCTATAACACCGTAGGAGTGCCAATCGCAGCAGGGGTATTATTTCCGTTTTTCGGAATCCTTCTCTCACCCATGATTGCAGCTCTAGCCATGAGTTTTAGCTCGGTTTCGGTGATAGCTAATGCCTTACGTTTAAGAAATGCTAAAATTTAG
- a CDS encoding alpha-ketoacid dehydrogenase subunit alpha/beta, with protein MQTLSDLSNNLSFEDFKTEVLNDYRIATISRECSLLGRREVLTGKAKFGIFGDGKEVPQLAMAKAFKKGDWRSGYYRDQTFMMAIGELTAEQFFSGLYANTNLELEPMSAGRQMGGHFVTHSLDENGSWKNLTEQYNSSADISPTAGQMPRLLGLAQASKIFRNVKGINTSNFSIDGNEVAWGTIGNASTSEGLFFETINAAGVLQVPMVISVWDDEYGISVHAKHQTTKENISEILKGFQRDSENKGFEILRVKGWDYANLVETYQEAGKIARDEHVPVLIHVTELTQPQGHSTSGSHERYKDAARLEWESDNDCNLKFRNWIIESGIATNEALIEIDRAAKRDVREAKKNAWNTFLKPISREHQELITLLKPIAKLSANGVFISKIIESLTSIDEPTRKDLLSNARKVLRYLVFENFEEKRKLQVWIDSIFENVQPAFSSHLYSQTQGANTRIKEVKPSYDDDAEMVDARIILRDNFDAIFKNYPETLIFGEDTGNIGDVNQGLEGLQAKYGELRVADTGIREATILGQGIGMSLRGLRPIAEIQYLDYILYALQIISDDLATTHYRTKGKQKSPLIIRTRGHRLEGIWHSGSQMGGILNLVKGVNLLVPRNMTKAAGFYNTLLLGDDPAIVVECLNGYRLKEKMPNNLGVMKTPIGVVEKLKEGQDITLVSYGSTLRIVEQVSKELLAAGIDAEVIDVQSLMPFDLNHDIVKSIAKTNRVVVIDEDVPGGASAYILDNLLNDQKAFQYLDSAPKTISAKAHRPAYGNDGDYFSKPSAEDIFEGIYEVMHESNPTKYPKLR; from the coding sequence ATGCAAACCTTATCAGATTTGAGCAATAACCTATCATTTGAAGATTTTAAAACTGAAGTATTAAATGATTATAGAATAGCCACAATAAGCCGAGAATGTAGTCTTTTGGGTAGACGTGAAGTGCTAACGGGAAAGGCTAAATTTGGCATTTTTGGTGATGGTAAAGAAGTGCCGCAATTGGCCATGGCTAAAGCTTTTAAAAAAGGCGATTGGCGCTCGGGATATTACAGAGACCAAACTTTTATGATGGCCATTGGTGAACTTACTGCCGAACAATTTTTTTCAGGACTCTATGCCAACACCAATCTAGAGTTAGAACCCATGTCTGCTGGCCGCCAAATGGGTGGTCATTTTGTAACACATAGTTTAGATGAAAACGGAAGCTGGAAAAACCTTACCGAGCAATATAATTCCAGTGCCGATATTTCTCCTACAGCCGGACAAATGCCACGCTTGTTAGGCTTAGCTCAGGCCTCAAAAATATTTAGAAATGTAAAAGGTATAAATACTAGTAATTTTTCAATTGATGGCAATGAAGTCGCTTGGGGAACTATTGGTAATGCCAGTACCAGTGAAGGTTTGTTTTTTGAAACTATTAACGCAGCAGGGGTGCTTCAAGTACCTATGGTGATTAGCGTTTGGGATGATGAGTACGGTATTTCGGTACACGCCAAACACCAAACGACCAAAGAAAATATCTCTGAAATTTTAAAAGGTTTTCAGCGTGATAGCGAAAATAAAGGCTTTGAAATTTTACGTGTAAAAGGTTGGGATTATGCGAATTTAGTTGAAACCTACCAAGAAGCCGGAAAAATTGCTAGAGATGAACACGTGCCTGTTTTAATACATGTTACAGAATTAACTCAGCCTCAAGGACACTCTACTTCAGGGTCGCACGAAAGATATAAGGATGCTGCACGATTAGAATGGGAATCCGACAATGACTGTAATCTCAAATTTCGTAACTGGATTATAGAAAGTGGTATTGCAACAAATGAAGCGCTTATTGAAATTGATCGCGCTGCAAAACGTGATGTTCGTGAAGCCAAGAAAAATGCCTGGAATACTTTTTTAAAGCCAATTAGTAGAGAACATCAGGAATTAATTACGCTTTTAAAACCTATAGCAAAATTAAGTGCTAATGGTGTTTTTATATCTAAAATAATTGAAAGCCTTACAAGTATAGATGAGCCAACGCGCAAAGACCTACTTTCTAATGCTCGCAAAGTATTAAGATATCTTGTATTTGAAAATTTTGAAGAAAAACGTAAACTTCAGGTTTGGATTGATTCTATTTTTGAAAATGTTCAGCCTGCATTTAGCTCACATTTATATTCACAAACGCAAGGGGCTAATACACGTATAAAAGAAGTTAAGCCCAGTTATGATGATGATGCTGAAATGGTTGATGCACGCATCATTTTACGTGATAATTTTGATGCCATTTTTAAAAACTATCCCGAAACTTTAATATTTGGAGAGGATACTGGTAATATTGGTGATGTAAACCAAGGACTAGAAGGCTTACAAGCCAAATATGGCGAACTTCGTGTTGCCGACACTGGCATTCGTGAAGCCACAATTTTAGGACAAGGCATTGGTATGTCGTTAAGAGGTTTACGACCAATTGCTGAAATTCAATATTTAGACTATATCCTGTATGCTTTACAAATTATAAGCGATGATTTAGCAACAACACATTACCGAACAAAAGGGAAACAAAAATCCCCTTTAATTATAAGAACCCGTGGCCATCGTTTAGAAGGAATTTGGCACTCAGGATCACAAATGGGTGGTATTTTAAACCTTGTAAAAGGAGTAAACCTTTTAGTACCTAGAAACATGACCAAAGCCGCTGGATTTTATAACACCTTATTACTAGGTGACGATCCTGCCATTGTAGTGGAATGTTTAAATGGTTACCGTTTAAAAGAAAAAATGCCGAATAATTTAGGAGTTATGAAAACGCCTATTGGTGTTGTGGAAAAGCTAAAAGAAGGTCAAGATATTACCCTAGTTTCTTACGGTTCTACGCTACGCATTGTAGAACAGGTTAGCAAAGAATTACTAGCTGCTGGCATTGATGCTGAAGTTATTGATGTACAATCCCTAATGCCCTTTGATTTAAATCATGATATTGTAAAAAGCATAGCCAAAACAAACCGTGTGGTTGTTATTGACGAGGATGTTCCTGGTGGCGCTTCGGCTTATATTCTAGATAACCTTTTAAACGATCAAAAAGCTTTTCAATATTTAGATAGTGCACCTAAAACCATATCTGCAAAAGCACACCGACCTGCCTATGGGAATGATGGTGACTATTTCTCTAAACCTTCAGCCGAGGATATTTTTGAAGGTATTTATGAAGTTATGCACGAAAGCAACCCTACAAAATACCCTAAACTTAGGTAA
- a CDS encoding outer membrane protein → MKKTTILFTFLVLVPLYTAFAQNFEITASYGAQFGAKLNFPNGYLKVDNSDQYGISLGMEVRPNMVGEISYYRHGTKLKDVYYNRPNLNTTSTLNMDWLLVGANHYLGNNQHIKPFLGGGLGVVFISPENDNNNGNYYLDNSTRFTFFFKGGANFMLTDRLGLNVQGNLFLPIEYGGFYIGTGGSGVNTQSTVVLAGISTGLVFKLGA, encoded by the coding sequence ATGAAAAAAACAACCATTTTATTTACTTTTTTAGTGCTTGTTCCCTTGTACACTGCATTCGCTCAAAACTTTGAGATTACGGCTTCTTACGGAGCTCAATTTGGAGCTAAGTTAAATTTCCCTAATGGCTACTTAAAAGTAGACAATAGTGATCAATATGGGATTTCTTTAGGCATGGAAGTAAGACCTAATATGGTAGGTGAAATAAGCTATTACCGCCACGGAACTAAATTAAAAGATGTGTATTACAACAGACCTAATTTAAATACCACATCAACCCTAAACATGGATTGGCTACTTGTAGGAGCTAATCATTACTTAGGAAATAACCAGCACATTAAGCCTTTTTTAGGAGGCGGTTTGGGTGTTGTTTTTATATCACCTGAAAATGATAATAACAACGGAAATTATTATTTAGATAACTCTACACGCTTTACTTTCTTTTTTAAAGGAGGCGCAAACTTTATGCTTACTGATCGATTAGGTTTAAATGTTCAAGGAAATCTATTTTTACCAATTGAATACGGTGGCTTTTACATAGGCACTGGAGGTAGCGGTGTTAATACACAAAGCACAGTTGTGTTAGCAGGCATTAGCACCGGACTAGTATTTAAGCTTGGAGCATAA
- a CDS encoding type II toxin-antitoxin system RelE/ParE family toxin has protein sequence MKVYLSEVAEKKLLKLSEYLLENWSLNTRGKFISKLTDKIEKISTHPESCPKSSEFHNLYKCVVTKQTTLYYRIKFDKKEIEIITIFDTRQNPKNLKKDIK, from the coding sequence ATGAAGGTATACTTATCAGAAGTTGCTGAAAAAAAACTTCTAAAGCTTTCAGAATACCTATTAGAAAATTGGAGCCTAAATACTAGAGGTAAATTTATTTCTAAATTAACTGATAAAATTGAAAAAATTTCAACTCATCCTGAAAGTTGTCCAAAATCATCTGAATTTCATAACCTATATAAATGTGTAGTAACAAAACAAACAACGCTTTATTATAGAATAAAATTTGATAAAAAGGAAATTGAAATCATCACAATTTTTGATACAAGACAAAATCCTAAAAACTTAAAAAAAGATATTAAATAA
- a CDS encoding D-2-hydroxyacid dehydrogenase, producing MKIVVLDGYTLNPGDLSWEDLKKIGDLTVYDRTRLEAETVLKNIGDAEIVFTNKTPLTKEVIEKASNLKYIGVLATGYNVVDIEAAVNHNITVTNVPEYSTKSVAQFTMALLLEMCHHVGNHNQAVQNGAWSSSPDFSFWNHPLIELDGKTLGIIGFGNIGQATAKIAQAFGLNILTYSRTKYPELESETCKFVSLDELLENSDIISLHCPLFPETKHIINKANIAKMKDGVMIINTSRGPLIHEEDLKTALNNDKVFAAAIDVASVEPIDANNPLLSAKNCIITPHIAWAPIEARRRLMKTAIENLEAFIAGNSVNVIG from the coding sequence ATGAAAATTGTAGTTTTAGATGGATATACCTTAAATCCGGGAGACTTAAGCTGGGAAGATTTAAAGAAAATTGGAGATTTAACCGTTTATGATCGTACCAGATTAGAAGCGGAAACTGTATTAAAAAACATTGGTGATGCCGAAATTGTGTTTACCAATAAAACACCACTTACAAAAGAGGTTATAGAAAAGGCTTCAAATTTAAAATACATAGGTGTTTTAGCTACGGGATATAATGTTGTTGATATTGAAGCTGCTGTAAATCATAATATTACAGTAACCAATGTGCCTGAATATAGCACGAAATCTGTGGCGCAATTTACCATGGCTTTGTTGCTTGAAATGTGTCATCATGTTGGTAATCACAACCAGGCGGTACAAAATGGTGCATGGAGTTCCAGTCCCGATTTTTCCTTTTGGAACCATCCCCTCATTGAATTGGATGGGAAGACTTTAGGTATTATAGGCTTCGGAAATATTGGACAAGCTACAGCAAAAATAGCACAAGCATTTGGATTAAACATACTGACTTACAGCCGAACAAAGTACCCGGAATTAGAATCGGAAACCTGCAAATTTGTATCTCTAGATGAATTGTTAGAAAACTCCGATATCATCAGCCTTCATTGTCCCTTATTCCCAGAAACGAAGCACATTATCAATAAAGCCAATATTGCCAAAATGAAAGATGGTGTTATGATTATTAATACCTCCCGTGGTCCCTTAATACATGAAGAAGATTTAAAAACCGCACTTAACAATGATAAAGTTTTCGCCGCTGCTATTGATGTCGCTTCGGTTGAACCTATTGATGCAAATAACCCGTTATTATCGGCTAAAAATTGCATCATTACTCCACACATTGCATGGGCACCAATAGAAGCGCGAAGGCGTTTGATGAAAACTGCTATTGAAAATTTAGAGGCCTTTATAGCGGGAAATTCTGTGAATGTAATTGGGTAA